In a single window of the Lodderomyces elongisporus chromosome 4, complete sequence genome:
- the SPO11 gene encoding endodeoxyribonuclease, with amino-acid sequence MYKFAAILKLIQILTRFLSNSNSQSRRTTVRDIYYQDVEIFNKSQTECKRLLDSIVENSLGWSLVKDLNIYPSQKGLFYEYNYYNPKLKLENNHPILIPMEFEKYQFCGDGSGADDGAEDGGDYGGDDDEKKSANNTSGQEKKQYNEEKQLCVAIFEKDAVFESFCKHLANGKFKFSTRLIIVTAKGYADSLTLAFLKWIQSKHTKCTFIGFFDADVYGVNIYQQYKKVIESLKYAGIFLLNSKPQSWLNTTLRDIKVAATLADKAIQLDASCHRELTRQMFLLKKGEINVISGDDGNYNTYLISKIKTLAANT; translated from the exons ATGTACAA ATTCGCTGCCATATTGAAACTTATTCAGATCTTGACTAGATTTTTGAGCAACTCAAATTCACAAAGTCGAAGAACAACAGTAAGAGATATTTACTACCAAGATGTGGAAATATTCAATAAGAGTCAAACAGAATGTAAACGATTGCTTGATTCTATTGTCGAAAATTCACTTGGTTGGTCTTTGGTGAAGGACTTGAATATATACCCCTCTCAAAAAGGGTTGTTTTATGAGTACAATTATTACAATCCAAAgttgaaattggaaaacaaCCACCCGATCTTGATACCCAtggaatttgaaaaataccAGTTttgtggtgatggtagtggTGCTGATGATGGTGCTGAGGATGGCGGTGATTATGgcggtgatgatgatgaaaaaaaatcggCTAATAACACAAGTGGACAGGAGAAGAAGCAATACAATGAGGAAAAACAGTTGTGTGTTGCTATTTTCGAAAAAGATGCCGTTTTTGAATCTTTTTGTAAACACCTTGCCAATggcaaattcaaattttcaacGAGGTTGATTATAGTCACTGCAAAGGGCTATGCGGATTCTCTAACATTGGCTTTCCTCAAGTGGATACAATCTAAACATACGAAATGCACTTTCATAGGGTTCTTTGATGCAGACGTTTATGGAGTAAACATCTAccaacaatacaaaaaagtCATTGAGAGTTTGAAGTATGCTGGAATCTTCTTGCTCAACTCCAAGCCACAAAGTTGGTTAAATACAACACTTCGAGATATCAAAGTCGCAGCAACATTAGCTGACAAGGCTATACAATTAGATGCAAGTTGCCATAGAGAACTTACACGTCAAATGTTTTTGCTCAAAAAGGGTGAGATCAATGTCATCTCTGGTGATGATGGCAACTACAACACATACTTGATTTCCAAGATTAAAACTCTTGCAGCCAACACGTAA
- the IPP1 gene encoding Inorganic pyrophosphatase, translating to MSSQSPYTTRQIGAANTLDYKVYIEKDGKVVSPFHDIPLYANEEKTILNMIVEVPRWTNAKMEISKDLKLNPIIQDTKKGKLRFVRNCFPHHGYIHNYGAFPQTWEDPNITHPETKAKGDNDPLDVCEIGERIAYVGEVKQVKVLGVMALLDEGETDWKVIVIDVNDPLASKLNDIEDVESHLPGLLRATNEWFRIYKIPDGKPENQFAFSGECKNKKYAQEVINECAEAWSVLVSGKSVDSKGIDLANTTLENTPGCVSEVSAADVPAASPKEAAPIDKSIDKWFFISGAH from the coding sequence ATGTCTTCCCAATCTCCATACACCACACGCCAAATTGGTGCTGCTAATACCTTGGACTACAAAGTCtacattgaaaaagatggtAAAGTTGTCTCACCATTCCATGACATTCCATTGTACGccaatgaagaaaagaccATCCTCAACATGATCGTTGAAGTTCCTAGATGGACTAATGCCAAGATGGAGATCTCAAAGGACTTGAAGTTGAACCCAATCATTCAAGACACCAAGAAGGGTAAATTGAGATTTGTCCGTAACTGTTTCCCACACCACGGTTACATCCACAACTATGGTGCTTTCCCACAAACTTGGGAAGACCCAAACATCACCCACCCAGAGACAAAGGCTAAAGGTGACAATGATCCATTGGACGTTTGTGAAATCGGTGAAAGAATCGCATACGTTGGTGAGGTTAAACAAGTTAAAGTCTTGGGTGTCATGGCTCTTTTGGACGAAGGTGAAACCGATTGGAAAGTCATTGTTATTGATGTCAACGATCCATTGGCTTCCAAGTTGAACGACATTGAAGACGTTGAACTGCACTTGCCAGGTTTGTTGAGAGCAACCAACGAATGGTTCAGAATCTACAAAATCCCAGATGGTAAACCAGAAAATCAATTCGCATTCAGCGGTGAATGtaagaacaagaaatacGCTCAAGAGGTTATAAACGAATGTGCCGAGGCATGGTCTGTCTTGGTCAGCGGTAAGAGTGTTGACTCAAAGGGAATTGATTTGGCCAACACCACTTTGGAAAATACTCCAGGTTGCGTTTCTGAAGTTTCAGCTGCTGATGTTCCAGCTGCTTCACCAAAGGAGGCTGCACCAATTGACAAGTCTATTGACAAGTGGTTCTTCATCTCTGGTGCTCACTAG
- the rhp57 gene encoding DNA repair protein rhp57 — translation MDDYKQIGHHECISSQKFPFLVSLLQSHGKFVNDVIEEPSYEHEEKKGEEEEDDDDDEEEGGGGGGGEEEEEVKEKEKEKAEEEEEEEEEEEEEEEEEEEEEEEEEEEEEEEVEEDGEEGDVEKINDKKHATDISQELAKLLSRPVREIKDYIRSLNEDLAVPPSNIDNLFGDNLNDGDIDYENHISTGLPDLDEQLGGGIPIGEVSEVFGASGCGKSQFVYQIIHNSILQGEKNTAVHVATESFMESKRLKDIFESDSSSSSSLSSKLDRMSYIYCPDLETQDHILFTQLPIHLQENIGKTKLLVIDSIAQHFRREDAMSTASTLKNQIDEQVLELAQDEEFKSTVMPNHKKQLKLVSYKSAKYATRSTKLHYLCQMYRHLARLARQYNIAVVIINQVSAHTNDYDDLRRWENAHHEELVYPLNYDFQTLVSAGWDPKVISKYLPATSVRLNERDIEHLEMEISQHLDPFGATRRRKRRRTDDNNENNDDDDDDDDDKGENNINNINNGDDDEGVYDGNEYENKTLDMERDPRYNKVKQSDLLETRKDLILKAHEMRNKNTKKLVPTLGYPWSVRIQNRIMLMKTYKPILKSKSELEEEDDDKEKERRGEGLLDKKVSSVDPDSGLTYAQLCEGFNTPTSSSSGNQDIAASSLLKGWQVQRFARVVQSSHNHGSGPMENVAFEIRKEGLAQMQPS, via the coding sequence ATGGACGATTACAAGCAAATAGGGCACCATGAATGCATAAGCTCTCAGAAATTCCCATTTTTAGTGTCTTTGCTACAACTGCATGGGAAATTTGTGAATGATGTAATTGAAGAACCTAGCTACGAGCacgaagagaaaaaaggagaagaagaagaagatgatgatgatgatgaagaagaaggaggaggaggaggaggaggagaagaagaagaagaagtaaaggaaaaggaaaaggaaaaagcagaagaagaagaagaagaagaagaagaagaagaagaagaagaagaagaagaagaagaagaagaagaagaagaagaagaagaagaagaagaagaagtagaagagGATGGGGAAGAAGGAGATGTtgagaaaataaatgatAAGAAACATGCCACTGATATATCACAAGAATTGGCAAAGTTGCTTTCAAGACCCGTGAGGGAGATAAAAGATTACATTAGATCTCTAAATGAAGATTTGGCTGTGCCACCATCGAACATTGACAATTTGTTTGGTGATAATCTTAATGATGGAGATATTGACTATGAGAACCATATAAGTACGGGACTACCAGATTTAGATGAACAATTAGGTGGTGGTATTCCAATAGGTGAAGTTAGCGAGGTGTTTGGTGCGAGTGGTTGCGGCAAGTCACAGTTTGTTTACCAAATAATACACAACAGCATATTACaaggtgaaaaaaatactGCTGTTCATGTTGCCACTGAGTCTTTTATGGAATCAAAGAGATTGAAAGATATTTTTGAAAGCgacagtagcagtagcagctCCTTGAGCTCTAAGTTAGACCGCATGTCCTACATATATTGTCCCGACTTGGAGACACAAGATCACATTTTATTCACACAATTACCAATACATCTACAAGAAAATATAGGAAAGACAAAGTTATTGGTAATTGACTCAATTGCACAACATTTTCGTCGTGAAGATGCCATGTCCACGGCATCAACATTGAAGAACCAAATTGATGAACAAGTTCTTGAGCTAGCTCAAGATGAAGAGTTCAAATCCACAGTAATGCCCAATCATAAGAAGCAGTTGAAGCTTGTTTCGTACAAGTCTGCCAAATACGCGACTCGCTCAACTAAATTGCATTATTTATGCCAGATGTACCGACACCTCGCAAGACTAGCCAGACAATACAACATCGcagtagtaataataaatcAAGTCAGTGCACATACGAATGATTACGACGACCTTCGAAGATGGGAAAATGCACACCATGAGGAGTTAGTGTACCCATTGAATTATGATTTTCAAACATTGGTGTCTGCTGGGTGGGACCCTAAAGTGATTTCCAAATATTTACCAGCTACATCTGTGCGTCTCAATGAACGGGATATAGAGCATTTGGAGATGGAAATATCCCAACATCTAGATCCTTTTGGTGCGACTAGAAGGCGGAAAAGGCGACGAACAgatgataataatgaaaacaatgatgatgacgatgatgatgacgatgacaaAGGTGAAAATAACATTAATAATATCAAcaatggtgatgatgatgaaggtGTTTATGATGGTAATGaatatgaaaataaaacctTGGATATGGAGAGAGATCCGCGGTACAATAAAGTCAAGCAATCTGATCTATTGGAGACTCGGAAGGATCTCATATTGAAAGCTCATGAAATGCGGAATAAAAATACCAAAAAATTAGTACCAACATTGGGGTATCCGTGGTCTGTAAGAATACAAAATCGCATCATGCTAATGAAGACTTACAAACCAATCCTCAAGCTGAAGTCCGaacttgaagaagaagatgatgataaagaaaaagaaagaagaggagaaggCTTACTTGATAAAAAGGTTTCTCTGGTGGATCCTGATTCCGGATTGACTTATGCGCAGCTATGTGAGGGATTCAATACACCAACATCTTCGAGCTCTGGCAATCAGGATATTGCAGCTAGCCTGCTACTCAAAGGCTGGCAGGTTCAGCGGTTTGCTAGAGTGGTTCAGAGCTCACATAATCATGGAAGCGGACCGATGGAAAATGTAGCTTTTGAAATTCGAAAAGAAGGGTTAGCGCAGATGCAACCATCATGA
- the MAF1 gene encoding RNA polymerase III-inhibiting protein maf1 (BUSCO:EOG09263FKC), with protein MKYIDEIDLELVNQELNFSSPDNNLIIKGGCELFTTKPIGSDKKLFKTIDKHLNQIIEDNQLSRSLERERQNSIGSIFGGSGSPTDKRFNYHYPHHHHIQPQEQKQEQKHEENPGERPEKAPEVKQTSNNLPLPQESKRRSSSQSGKFKVEVKVDSPKASGPSLTTTAPTISTVDTINKTTATMNETENAASSLPKSFNDDSFIGSEQQDPIDESPFGPLKSISTRKTFSYLIAILNNTFPDQDFSSLQPTTENFYKLDTPEDLVQKFNNLLISLGKKEDILNWIWDIINSYMDVIPSKTSSPLLAATSGASESHSYGYNQNGSGSGSGSGSGSRSGYGHSHNHGNEQRQGGTSSRKNSFLSKRRNSSFSTLIGGHSPSLSAQQPVEKNCQIYQFQPSDESIFEDLTYPYQPMWSYYWFIYNKRKKRVTFLHLTAINKVHYSNVNEETRRKRLKTDRVIRGDGYDDEEEYDENDEYRGDSEEFVASQSNAEEENTDIVGDLEI; from the exons ATGAAG TATATCGACGAGATTGACCTTGAGCTTGTGAATCAAGAGCTAAATTTTAGCTCGCCGGATAACAACTTAATCATCAAGGGTGGTTGTGAGCTATTTACAACCAAACCAATTGGTTCAGACAAAAAGTTATTCAAGACGATCGACAAGCATTTGAACCAGATAATTGAAGATAACCAATTATCACGCTCAttggaaagagaaagacaaaactCTATAGGCTCGATATTTGGTGGTAGTGGAAGTCCCACAGACAAACGCTTTAACTATCACTACCCCCACCATCACCACATCCAACCACAAGAGcagaaacaagaacagAAACATGAAGAAAACCCAGGGGAAAGGCCAGAGAAagcaccagaagtaaaGCAAACACTGAATAATTTACCATTGCCTCAAGAGAGTAAACGAAGGTCTAGTTCACAGCTGGGAAAATTCAAGGTAGAGGTAAAAGTGGACCTGCCTAAAGCCTCTGGTCCCTCTTTGACAACAACGGCTCCCACCATTTCAACTGTTGATACCATAAACAAAACTACGGCAACAATGAATGAAACTGAGAATGCGGCTTCCTCGTTGCCGAAATCCTTCAACGATGACAGCTTCATAGGGTCTGAACAACAGGATCCAATTGACGAATCACCTTTTGGTCCATTAAAGAGCATCTCGACGCGCAAGACTTTTTCATATTTGATTGCAATTTTGAACAACACGTTTCCAGATCAAGACTTTTCAAGTTTGCAACCGACAACCGAAAATTTTTACAAGCTAGACACACCAGAGGATCTTGTACAgaaattcaacaatttaCTCATATCCTTGGGCAAGAAAGAAGATATCCTTAACTGGATATGGGATATTATAAACTCATACATGGATGTAATACCTTCAAAAACATCGTCTCCACTTTTAGCTGCAACTAGCGGTGCCCTGGAGAGCCATAGCTATGGGTATAACCAAAACGGGTCCGGGTCCGGTTCTGGGtctggttctggttctCGGTCCGGTTATGGTCACAGTCATAACCATGGAAACGAACAAAGACAAGGCGGTACTTCGAGTCGGAAGAATAGCTTTTTGAGCAAGAGGAGGAATAGTTCATTCTCTACCTTAATTGGGGGCCATTCTCCTCTGCTTTCGGCGCAGCAGCCAGTAGAGAAAAATTGTCAAATATACCAGTTCCAACCCTCTGACGAGTCAATATTTGAGGACCTAACATACCCATACCAGCCTATGTGGTCGTATTACTGGTTTATTTATaacaagagaaagaaaagagtaaCGTTTTTGCATTTAACTGCGATTAATAAAGTCCATTATTCCAATGTTAATGAAGAAACCCGTAGGAAAAGGCTTAAAACCGATAGGGTCATTCGAGGCGACGGTTatgatgacgaagaagagTACGACGAGAATGATGAGTATCGTGGAGACAGTGAAGAATTTGTTGCTAGTCAGCTGaatgcagaagaagaaaacacaGATATTGTGGGCGATCTCGAAATCTGA
- the ARA1 gene encoding D-arabinose 1-dehydrogenase (NAD(P)(+)), with product MTPIKKATDVYFTLNNGIKIPALGLGTVPSDDPSDVKDQVITAVKAGYRLIDTAWYYGTEKYVGQALKELFDEGVVKREDIFITTKVWPSFYHSPEKSLDQSLETLGLDYVDLFLQHWPVALHGDENGQPTAPKDKDGNLIYDDDPATGTKFIEVYHKLEKILDETKKTRAIGVSNYSIPKLKQLLPTVKHVPVVNQIEYHPELPQQDLVDLCNEHKIIVECYSPVGGPGAPVLKQPLVQELAKKYDVSTNEIVDAYQILNGRIAIPRSSNLERIKSITNLPDLSKEELDELYQIGVNKPTRYTNDPWGYGLGFRWWQGDDKSKTFT from the coding sequence ATGACACCAATTAAAAAGGCAACAGAcgtttactttactttaaaCAATGGTATCAAGAttcctgctttgggattaGGTACTGTCCCTTCAGATGACCCTAGCGATGTGAAGGATCAAGTGATCACAGCCGTCAAAGCTGGATATCGTTTGATCGATACTGCGTGGTATTATGGTACTGAAAAGTATGTGGGACAAGCACTTAAGGAGTTGTTTGACGAAGGTGTAGTCAAGCGTGAAGATATTTTTATCACCACAAAAGTGTGGCCATCCTTCTATCATAGTCCCGAAAAGTCTTTGGATCAATCTTTAGAGACATTGGGTTTGGACTATGTCgatttatttttgcaacattGGCCAGTTGCACTTCACGGTGACGAGAATGGACAACCAACGGCACCAAAGGATAAGGATGGAAATTTGATATACGACGATGATCCAGCAACTGGCACAAAGTTTATTGAAGTTTATCATAAGCTTGAGAAAATCTTGGATGAGACGAAAAAGACAAGAGCAATTGGTGTTTCCAATTATTCCATTCCTAAATTGAAGCAATTATTGCCAACAGTTAAACACGTCCCAGTGGTGAACCAAATAGAGTACCACCCAGAATTGCCACAGCAAGATTTAGTGGACCTTTGTAACGAGCACAAGATAATTGTAGAATGTTATTCACCAGTTGGTGGTCCAGGTGCGCCTGTGTTGAAACAACCTTTGGTTCAAGAGCTTGCAAAGAAGTATGATGTTTCAACCAATGAGATTGTGGACGCTTACCAGATTTTGAACGGAAGAATTGCAATTCCAAGATCGTCAAATTTGGAAAGGATCAAATCGATTACAAACTTGCCAGACTTGAGTAAAGAAGAATTGGACGAGTTATACCAAATTGGTGTGAATAAACCAACAAGATACACCAATGACCCATGGGGATATGGCCTTGGGTTCCGCTGGTGGCAAGGTGATGACAAGAGTAAAACATTTACATAA
- the DUS1 gene encoding tRNA dihydrouridine synthase (BUSCO:EOG09262Q6S) — translation MTPTATIANENFESVSQSVSKQINQSLEQPSSPQVKMLGRQLYNSIGQPKTIVAPMVDHSELAWRILSRRYGADLCYTPMFHSRLFATDPKYRQSMWNEKDGSRDNDRPLIVQFCANDPDYLLQAAKLVENQCDAVDLNLGCPQGIARRGKYGAFLMDDWELVHKLIRTLHDNLSVPVTAKIRVYDDWEKSLEYAKMVLDAGAQFITIHGRTREMKGQNTGLADWKILKHLRDNLPEDQVFFANGNILYPSDLKRCADEVGCDAVMSAEGNLYNPGVFWTKDNDIEKQFPRVDKLLREYFEIVKEVDSPASTHVIKSHFFKLLNSFLKVHTELRPKIGGTSVRQPFEDWNKIVEEVEQIVEEIYNKPNIKEIDVIEDGPVESWGGHYKKVPYWRCQPYFRKINGEMQNTRMSKKFAEEKGTSSKIAADSVADKENRENGENGEETQGETKQCKRALETEDNSESGPLAENKKQAV, via the coding sequence ATGACACCTACAGCCACAATAGCTAACGAAAATTTCGAACTGGTTAGTCAACTGGTTAGTAAGCAGATCAATCAATCATTAGAGCAACCATCTTCTCCGCAAGTTAAAATGCTCGGCCGTCAGTTATATAATAGTATTGGGCAGCCAAAAACGATTGTGGCACCTATGGTGGATCACTCTGAGTTGGCATGGAGAATTTTGTCTCGTAGATATGGTGCTGACTTGTGCTATACACCGATGTTCCACTCTAGATTGTTTGCGACTGACCCCAAATACCGCCAAAGCATGTggaatgaaaaagatggCAGTCGCGATAACGATCGTCCATTGATTGTTCAATTCTGTGCTAATGACCCAGATTATTTATTGCAAGCAGCAAAATTAGTGGAAAACCAGTGTGACGCTGTGGATCTCAACTTGGGCTGTCCCCAAGGTATAgcaagaagaggaaaataCGGAGCATTTTTAATGGATGACTGGGAACTTGTACATAAGCTTATTCGCACGCTACACGATAACTTGTCTGTGCCCGTTACTGCAAAAATTCGTGTTTACGACGATTGGGAAAAGTCGTTGGAATATGCAAAAATGGTTTTGGATGCTGGTGCACAATTTATAACAATACATGGACGAACAAGGGAAATGAAAGGTCAAAACACGGGTCTCGCGGATTGGAAAATCTTGAAACACCTTCGAGATAACTTGCCAGAGGATCAGGTCTTTTTTGCAAACGGAAACATCTTGTACCCGTCAGATTTAAAGAGATGTGCGGATGAAGTTGGCTGTGATGCGGTTATGTCGGCGGAAGGGAACTTGTACAACCCTGGGGTTTTTTGGACTAAGGATAATGACATTGAAAAACAGTTTCCAAGAGTTGATAAATTACTTCGAGAGTATTTCGAAATTGTCAAAGAAGTTGATAGTCCTGCTTCAACACACGTGATTAAGTCACACTTTTTCAAGCTTTTAAACTCATTTTTAAAAGTTCACACAGAACTAAGGCCAAAAATTGGAGGTACTAGTGTACGCCAGCCATTCGAAGATTGGAACAAGATTGTGGAGGAAGTAGAACAAATTGTGGAGGAGATTTACAACAAGCCAAACATCAAGGAGATTGACGTTATAGAGGATGGGCCTGTTGAAAGTTGGGGTGGCCATTACAAGAAAGTTCCTTATTGGAGGTGTCAACCGTATTTTAGAAAAATCAATGGAGAAATGCAAAATACTAGGATGCTGAAAAAGtttgcagaagaaaaaggaaccAGTAGTAAAATTGCTGCTGATTCTGTTGCTGATAAGGAGAATAGAGAGAATGGGGAGAATGGGGAGGAGACTCAAGGAGAAACTAAACAGTGCAAACGCGCATTGGAAACAGAGGACAATTCAGAGCTGGGACCATTAgcagaaaacaaaaagcaagCAGTCTAG
- the PMS1_2 gene encoding ATP-binding mismatch repair protein (BUSCO:EOG0926213Z): MSIQGINATDISKITSGQVIIDLRSIVKELVENAIDASAKKISVNFANYGIDSITVQDNGKGISENDFDTVCLRSHTSKIKEFEDLSKLGTLGFRGEALNSICALANKVSIKTRTLDSNPICHILDFDQFGALVKNTKKRGDMSTPSGTVVTIESIFKKFPVRWKNFIKNSKKEFHKTVSFITNYLLIYPTIKFEVTNVNNGKRSLILSSRGGENNTSTENLISIFGTNGNTNLLEINLQINKDISIAGHISSYSFGLGRSTQDRQFLFVNKRPIVYKKLAKIINEIYKSFNHVQFPVYILNLDINPEAIDVNLLPDKTSVLVHNEDKVLELIRESLITFYETKDEVVIPRNTQSQYTIPSRTHSMDEASTKSDQSKRQSNINETLKAFSNDTDSSFTEIVAKDHKIMKSDSKHRDDEETEEEKEEKEGQQQQGDDDDDHHHHHDGGGGGTYKVIDEVINEIKAHETGFGTFHESVKSSFSSEADVELKKCSSPALSHEYASLRNPLYIEGGVPTLVSYPSIHGSNDEINNKNDNNNDDNDDNDDKNNNDDNDNDNDNAVKKSTEDKEINSKASVNLKRHFDYTTTAATALQSDLDSEKDSNNATCISSPFIKTDNMDSASRKRFKGIMSSYLYEKPVMQQSNSLEAEEINPADNHGKNYFPVSEEQTSENGLHIQIGDEQFVEESLAKHKQTNRKSDLFKRWEIVSSESVMSLLEERMTIFGDDANYKAQKLLINKSLDEQEIYQIKKTDFLDMKLIGQFNLGFILVCHGSNLFIIDQHASDEKFNFERLLETFAVNYQPLITPLFVDLNVIDEMLVLDHEQIFQNNGFKISVDYDKPAGAKISLTSLPVYKNIMFSVDDFYELINLINEQPSNRNIKCSKIRKIVAMKACRSSIMIGSFLSKQRMQKVVANLSKLDKPWNCPHGRPTMRHLIESNNWQSRYPDYFL; this comes from the coding sequence ATGTCCATTCAAGGAATCAATGCTACGGATATCTCCAAGATCACTTCGGGACAAGTGATTATTGACTTGAGATCTATAGTGAAAGAACTTGTTGAAAACGCAATTGACGCATCAGCGAAAAAGATCCTGGTGAATTTTGCAAACTACGGTATAGACTCGATAACTGTTCAAGATAATGGTAAAGGTATAAGCGAAAATGATTTTGACACTGTCTGCTTGCGAAGTCATACCTCTAAGATTAAAGAGTTTGAAGATTTATCCAAGCTTGGAACATTGGGGTTTCGTGGAGAAGCTTTGAATTCCATATGCGCTTTAGCGAACAAGGTTTCCATAAAGACGCGTACTCTTGATTCGAACCCCATTTGTCATATTCTAGATTTTGATCAGTTTGGAGCACTTGtcaaaaatacaaagaagCGAGGGGATATGAGTACTCCCTCGGGGACTGTTGTTACAATTGAAAGCATATTCAAAAAATTCCCTGTTCGATGGAAAAACTTTATCAAGAATTCCAAAAAGGAGTTTCACAAAACTGTCAGCTTTATTACCAACTACCTATTGATTTACCCCACGATCAAATTTGAAGTGACAAACGTTAATAATGGGAAAAGAAGTCTTATATTATCTTCGAGGGGAGGCGAGAACAACACAAGCACGGAAAATTTGATTTCCATCTTTGGTACAAATGGTAATACCAACTTGCTCGAAATTAACTTGCAGATAAACAAAGACATTTCAATTGCGGGCCACATATCATCCTACTCTTTTGGCCTTGGACGTTCTACACAAGATCGGCAGTTTCTCTTTGTTAATAAGCGGCCTATTGTTTACAAGAAATTGGCCAAAATTATAAATGAAATTTATAAATCGTTCAATCATGTCCAATTTCCTGTGTATATTCTCAACTTGGACATCAACCCTGAAGCCATTGATGTGAATTTGCTTCCCGACAAGACTAGTGTTCTTGTTCATAATGAAGATAAGGTGTTGGAACTCATTAGAGAAAGTTTAATAACTTTTtatgaaacaaaagacgAAGTTGTAATACCGCGGAATACACAGAGTCAATATACAATACCAAGTCGTACACACAGCATGGATGAAGCTTCTACAAAACTGGACCAATCTAAGCGTCAATCCAATATCAATGAAACGTTGAAAGCTTTTAGCAATGATACCGACAGTAGCTTTACGGAAATTGTAGCCAAGGACCATAAAATAATGAAGCTGGACTCAAAACATagagatgatgaagaaactgaagaagaaaaagaagagaaggaaggacaacaacaacaaggtgatgatgatgatgatcatcatcatcatcatgatggtggtggtggtggtactTATAAGGTTATAGACGAGGTTATAAATGAGATTAAAGCTCACGAAACTGGTTTTGGTACTTTTCACGAATCAGTAAAATCCCTGTTTAGTCTGGAAGCAGATGTTGAGCTTAAGAAATGTTCCTCCCCTGCATTGAGTCATGAATATGCATCATTAAGAAACCCCCTATACATTGAAGGTGGAGTGCCGACTTTGGTATCGTATCCTTCTATTCACGGAAGTAATGACGagatcaacaacaaaaatgacaataacaatgacgataatgatgacaatgacgacaaaaacaacaacgacgacaatgacaatgacaatgacaatgctgtaaagaaaagtacTGAGGATAAAGAAATCAATAGTAAAGCAAGTGTTAATTTGAAACGCCATTTTGATTATACTACTACAGCCGCAACAGCATTGCAGTCTGATTTAGATTCGGAAAAGGATTCCAATAATGCCACTTGCATTTCCTCCCCCTTTATTAAAACGGACAATATGGATTCTGCTTCACGAAAGCGGTTTAAAGGTATAATGTCATCATATTTGTACGAAAAACCAGTAATGCAACAAAGTAATTCTTTAGAAGCAGAGGAGATCAACCCTGCTGATAATCACGGGAAAAACTATTTCCCTGTTTCTGAAGAACAAACTAGCGAAAATGGTTTACATATTCAGATTGGTGATGAACAGTTTGTGGAGGAAAGCTTGgcaaaacacaaacaaacaaatcgCAAAAGTGACTTGTTCAAAAGATGGGAAATAGTTTCTTCTGAGAGCGTGATGTCATTGcttgaagaaagaatgaCAATATTTGGAGATGATGCGAACTATAAAGCTCAGAAACTTTTGATAAACAAAAGCTTAGATGAACAAGAGATTTaccaaatcaaaaagacAGATTTTTTGGATATGAAACTCATTGGCCAATTCAACTTGGGGTTTATTTTGGTGTGTCATGGGtcaaatttgtttattattgACCAACATGCCTCGGATGAGAAATTCAACTTTGAGCGTCTTTTAGAGACATTTGCAGTTAATTACCAGCCATTGATCACACCATTATTTGTTGACCTAAATGTTATCGATGAGATGCTTGTGCTTGATCATGAACAGATATTTCAAAACAATGGTTTCAAGATATCGGTTGATTATGACAAACCTGCAGGTGCAAAAATCTCTTTAACGTCTTTACCGGTGTACAAAAACATTATGTTCAGTGTGGATGATTTTTATGAACTAATCAACTTGATAAACGAGCAACCAAGTAACAGGAACATAAAATGCTCCAAGATTAGGAAAATAGTGGCCATGAAAGCGTGTCGAAGCAGTATAATGATTGGCTCTTTTTtatcaaaacaaagaatgcAAAAAGTAGTGGCAAACTTGAGCAAGCTAGATAAGCCATGGAACTGTCCGCATGGCAGACCCACAATGCGGCACTTGATCGAGTCAAACAATTGGCAAAGCCGGTACCCAGactattttttataa